A window of the Corythoichthys intestinalis isolate RoL2023-P3 chromosome 6, ASM3026506v1, whole genome shotgun sequence genome harbors these coding sequences:
- the her13 gene encoding hairy-related 13, whose protein sequence is MAPSARHSKSEFSLQEEECYYGIQKSDRKTRKPLVEKQRRARINESLQELRSLLADSDLHSKMENAEVLEMTVKKVEDVLKNRAQEADTLSHEASERFAAGYIQCMHEVHMFVSTCPGIDAAVAAELLNHLLDCMPLNEDHLQDVLMDLITDTSGNVGSAWRGDLLRSTLASPGGRSVSSGSSSALSPAPSGTSGEDSCSDLDDTDSEHNQSTTQALENGEAMSTPTVTYSRSMWRPW, encoded by the exons ATGGCTCCTTCTGCTCGGCACAGCAAGAGCGAATTTAGCCTGCAAGAAGAGGAGTGCTACTACGGGATTCAGAAGTCGGACAGAAAG accaGGAAGCCTCTGGTGGAAAAGCAGAGGCGAGCTCGCATCAATGAGAGTCTGCAGGAGTTGAGGAGCCTGTTGGCTGATTCAGAC CTGCACTCCAAGATGGAGAACGCTGAGGTGCTCGAGATGACTGTGAAAAAGGTGGAGGACGTCCTGAAGAACCGAGCGCAAG AAGCAGACACACTGAGCCACGAAGCGAGCGAGAGGTTTGCTGCTGGCTACATCCAATGCATGCACGAGGTCCACATGTTTGTGTCTACCTGTCCCGGCATCGATGCAGCGGTGGCGGCCGAGTTGCTCAACCATCTTCTGGATTGCATGCCCCTGAACGAAGACCACCTCCAGGACGTGCTGATGGATCTAATCACGGACACGTCTGGAAACGTGGGCAGCGCGTGGCGCGGAGACCTGCTCCGTTCGACTCTGGCCTCTCCCGGGGGTAGGAGCGTGTCCAGCGGGTCGTCTTCCGCCCTGTCGCCGGCCCCTTCCGGCACATCTGGCGAGGACTCCTGCTCCGATCTGGATGACACCGACAGCGAGCACAACCAGAGTACTACGCAAGCTTTGGAAAACGGGGAAGCTATGAGCACACCCACAGTGACCTACTCCAGGTCCATGTGGAGACCCTGGTAA
- the LOC130917078 gene encoding uncharacterized protein LOC130917078 — MSLWSRKTYQHDDVRNESAGGEQRPEGRQPLQTFDVKSLSSRASSRPSLRSVSTASSATKAYAKAKAATAALAYAEKEADIMQQKANLEAKLHLLKCQKAAAAASAEAAVYEEAESGESMPVRRIKEEPMDVTQRTSEYVHQQCENFCEQTSKWASERQETQVSDYGATAPRAAASSNMQNAGDRQIKKEKADIFSPSNPQSNSSGQHPSGLQSGQDFAKYLIRREIISSGLIQFDDKPENYWSWKASFLSATKDLNLSAREELDLLSKWLGVESSQQAKRIRAVHILNPEAGARMVWQRLEESYGSPEVIEDALLKKVEQFPRLSNKDNAKLRDLSDILLELECAKEDGALPGLTYLDTARGTRPIVEKLPYNIQEKWITFGSKYKEDYTVPFPPFSVFCDFVQRQARIKNDPSFAMHYVSSQSSPKFERPVKHSGKSFINVHKTEIPDEPPNSESITPATELVEPDRQCPIHKKPHPLKKCKLFRNKPLEERKTYLRDNRICYRCCGSTQHMAKDCKVVVKCIECNSERHISALHPGPPAEATHQSTTNKNDSGEQSESSSSSVNSKCTEICGSDNGSRSCSKICLVKAYPAGQREKAVKVYAVLDEQSNKSLAKTEFFEIFSVNSQMMPYTLKTCSGRDILRVHKVREQINGPDNAPYAQRLDLGWVIIGDVCLGTVHKPSDCPNAINVKEDYSSMQKHRRLTPQASKENKHALPCTDTLGCSVFDRTPDDNKPASSIDDNAFLTLIDLEDRYVGVTV; from the exons ATGAGTCTATGGTCAAGAAAAACATATCAGCATGACGACGTGCGAAATGAGTCTGCAGGAGGCGAACAACGCCCGGAGGGAAGGCAACCTCTGCAAACATTCGACGTCAAATCGCTGTCATCACGAGCATCCAGCAGACCTTCTCTGCGTTCAGTATCAACAGCTTCTTCTGCTACAAAAGCATACGCCAAGGCAAAGGCAGCTACAGCAGCATTAGCTTACGCAGAAAAGGAGGCTGATATAATGCAACAAAAGGCCAACCTGGAGGCCAAACTGCATTTATTAAAGTGCCAAAAGGCTGCTGCCGCCGCTTCAGCTGAAGCAGCTGTGTATGAGGAAGCTGAAAGCGGGGAGTCCATGCCAGTACGTCGTATTAAAGAGGAGCCGATGGATGTCACCCAACGCACTAGTGAATATGTTCACCAGCAGTGCGAAAACTTCTGTGAACAAACTTCGAAGTGGGCATCAGAAAGACAAGAAACGCAAGTTAGTGACTATGGAGCAACTGCACCCAGAGCAGCTGCGTCATCCAATATGCAAAATGCAGGTGAccgacaaattaaaaaagagAAAGCTGACATTTTTTCTCCCAGTAATCCCCAGTCAAATTCATCTGGACAGCATCCATCTGGATTACAAAGCGGACAAGACTTTGCAAAATATCTGATTCGTAGAGAAATTATAAGTTCTGGACTAATTCAATTTGATGACAAGCCGGAAAATTATTGGTCCTGGAAAGCGTCATTTCTCAGCGCTACCAAAGATCTTAATCTATCAGCAAGAGAAGAGCTGGATTTGCTGTCAAAATGGCTGGGCGTGGAATCATCACAGCAAGCAAAAAGAATTCGTGCTGTACATATTCTTAACCCAGAAGCAGGAGCTCGCATGGTATGGCAACGTCTTGAAGAAAGTTATGGCAGTCCTGAAGTCATCGAAGATGCTCTCCTCAAAAAAGTGGAACAATTTCCTCGGTTGAGCAATAAAGACAATGCCAAGTTGAGAGATTTGAGTGACATATTACTCGAACTGGAGTGTGCTAAAGAAGATGGTGCACTACCAGGGCTCACATATTTGGACACAGCACGGGGCACAAGACCTATAGTAGAGAAGCTTCCTTATAACATCCAAGAGAAGTGGATCACATTTGGAAGTAAGTACAAGGAGGATTACACGGTTCCTTTTCCTCCATTCTCCGTATTTTGTGACTTCGTACAGCGCCAAGCAAGAATAAAAAATGATCCTAGCTTCGCAATGCACTACGTAAGCAGTCAATCATCACCCAAATTCGAAAGGCCTGTCAAGCATAGTGGTAAATCTTTCATCAACGTACACAAGACAGAGATCCCGGATGAGCCACCAAACAGCGAGAGCATCACGCCTGCCACAGAATTAGTTGAGCCGGACCGTCAGTGTCCAATACACAAAAAACCACACCCATTAAAAAAGTGCAAGCTGTTCCGAAACAAACCACTAGAGGAGCGCAAAACCTATCTGAGAGATAATCGCATATGCTACAGATGTTGTGGGTCTACACAACATATGGCAAAAGACTGTAAGGTGGTTGTAAAGTGTATTGAGTGTAATAGTGAAAGACACATATCAGCTCTGCACCCTGGTCCACCAGCTGAAGCTACACACCAGAGTACAACCAACAAAAACGACAGCGGGGAGCAAAGTGAAAGCTCATCGTCGTCAGTCAACTCCAAGTGCACAGAGATTTGTGGAAGTGATAATGGCTCACGTTCATGTTCTAAGATCTGCTTAGTGAAGGCATATCCTGCTGGTCAAAGAGAGAAAGCCGTTAAAGTGTATGCTGTGTTGGACGAACAGAGCAACAAGTCTCTTGCTAAGACTGAATTCTTTGAAATTTTCAGTGTGAACTCTCAGATGATGCCATACACACTGAAAACATGCTCAG GAAGAGACATCTTAAGAGTGCACAAAGTAAGAGAACAGATCAACGGACCAGATAATGCTCCTTATGCACAACGGCTGGACCTAGGGTGGGTCATCATCGGAGATGTGTGCCTAGGAACAGTCCACAAGCCTTCAGAT TGTCCAAATGCTATCAACGTCAAAGAAGACTACAGCAGCATGCAGAAACATCGTCGTCTAACACCACAAGCGAGCAAGGAGAACAAGCATGCGTTACCGTGCACCGATACTCTTGGATGTTCAGTGTTTGATAGAACTCCAGATGATAATAAACCAGCTTCATCAATAGATGACAACGCATTTCTAACTCTCATAGA CTTGGAGGACCGCTACGTCGGCGTGACAGTGTGA